From a region of the Constantimarinum furrinae genome:
- the fbaA gene encoding class II fructose-bisphosphate aldolase, whose protein sequence is MSHTIKAGVATGDEVQKIHNYAKQKGFAMPAVNVVGSNSVNTVLETASGLNAPVIIQFSNGGAHFNAGKGLSNDNQQAAVLGAVAGAKHIHELAKAYGATVILHTDHCAKNLLPWVDGMLDAGEAFFKQNGIPLYSSHMLDLSEEPIEENIEICKKYLERMSKMGMTLEIELGITGGEEDGVDNSDVDSSRLYTQPEEVAYAYEELKKVSDRFTIAAAFGNVHGVYKPGNVQLTPVILKNSQEYVQKKFNTDHNPIDFVFHGGSGSTVEEIREAIGYGVVKMNIDTDLQFAFTEGIRDYMTKNIEYLRTQIGNPDGSDLPNKKHYDPRKWLREGEMTFKKRLEQAFEDLNNVNTL, encoded by the coding sequence ATGAGTCATACAATAAAAGCCGGTGTTGCAACAGGTGATGAAGTTCAGAAAATTCACAATTATGCCAAGCAGAAGGGATTCGCTATGCCGGCAGTTAATGTGGTGGGATCGAATAGCGTGAATACCGTTCTGGAAACTGCGTCGGGACTAAATGCTCCTGTGATCATTCAATTTTCTAATGGTGGCGCACATTTTAATGCCGGAAAAGGACTTTCTAATGACAACCAGCAGGCTGCAGTTCTAGGGGCTGTTGCAGGTGCAAAACATATTCATGAATTGGCAAAGGCCTATGGTGCTACAGTAATTCTTCATACCGATCATTGTGCTAAAAATTTGCTTCCTTGGGTAGATGGCATGCTCGATGCCGGTGAGGCATTTTTCAAACAGAACGGCATTCCATTGTACAGTTCACACATGCTAGACCTTAGTGAAGAGCCTATAGAGGAGAATATTGAGATCTGTAAAAAATATCTGGAGCGAATGAGTAAAATGGGCATGACCCTGGAGATCGAGCTGGGTATTACGGGAGGTGAAGAAGATGGCGTAGATAATTCGGATGTAGACTCTTCTCGGTTATACACCCAACCCGAAGAAGTAGCTTATGCCTACGAAGAACTTAAAAAAGTGAGCGATCGTTTTACTATTGCTGCTGCCTTCGGAAATGTACACGGTGTATATAAGCCCGGTAACGTACAGTTAACTCCGGTAATCCTGAAAAATTCTCAGGAATATGTTCAGAAAAAATTTAATACTGATCACAACCCAATCGATTTTGTATTTCACGGCGGAAGCGGCTCTACAGTTGAAGAAATAAGAGAAGCTATTGGCTACGGTGTGGTTAAAATGAATATTGATACCGACCTTCAATTTGCATTTACGGAAGGCATTCGGGATTATATGACCAAAAATATTGAGTATCTTAGAACCCAGATCGGGAATCCAGATGGAAGTGACCTCCCCAACAAAAAACATTATGATCCGCGAAAATGGCTTCGTGAAGGAGAAATGACATTTAAAAAACGTTTGGAACAGGCTTTTGAAGACCTTAACAACGTAAACACATTATAA
- the tamL gene encoding translocation and assembly module lipoprotein TamL: MRLIKPLTKISLILGMALFLYSCNAVKRVGENELLLTDNTISVDEENIKDSKVYSQLYQKPNSKVLGIPIGIHIYNLADPKPDSTFQKWLHKKPNREERLIKFLSKKQVVELGNSYVGLNNWIKNSGTAPVIIDEAKTKKSVERLKDYYSSFGWFNTEAEYKIVPNEKKEKRGTVEYTVKRHQPYFIDSIAEKISSPVVDSLYRATKNKSFIIPGKQFANNDFVNERDRLTIQFRNSGLFYFEKDYISFDADTVNTEHKANITYIIPDRKITEEDSTRTEPFKVHNITEVKIVTDYTFANRGEKFKDSASFRGYQLYSYDALKYRPKAITDAISITPNRIFKDIDRTLTYNQISDLRIFRYPNISYVEDPRDSTGTGLIATVLLTPRKKYTLGVDFDAYTSTIQQFGIGFSSTLLIRNVFRGAETLEISGRGSVGSSKDAADSESKFFNISDVGGDVKLSFPSILFPINTDSIIKKYMSPSTSISVGFNAQNNIGLDRQNISSIFSYRWKPATIKTYQLDLFNVQYVRNLNTDNYFNVYQNSFNILNEIAQQVEASDPGSINPEYYTINEDNELFLNIPNGADNFITDAQNGEFPSITTGSDNLITLNNVDERKDRLTENNLIFATNFSWTRDTRDNIFDNNFSRLRWKIETAGNFLSGISSIVGLEKNDDGRYTALGVAFSQYAKLEGDYIKHWELNDNNIFAIRAFAGMAIPYGNSNSIPFTRSYFAGGANDNRGWRAYDLGPGSSGSLNEFNEANFKIALNAEYRYTIIGGFKGAFFVDAGNIWNIFDNVEDPASRFEGIGDLTEIAVASGLGLRYDFGFFVLRFDLGFKTYNPALPEGARWFKQYNLANSVLNIGINYPF, translated from the coding sequence GTGCGATTGATTAAACCCCTCACAAAAATATCACTTATTTTAGGAATGGCGTTATTTCTCTATTCTTGTAACGCAGTGAAGCGGGTTGGAGAGAACGAATTGTTACTCACCGATAATACCATTTCGGTTGACGAAGAAAACATTAAGGACTCCAAGGTGTACAGCCAGTTATATCAGAAGCCAAATTCGAAGGTCTTAGGCATACCTATAGGGATTCATATTTACAACCTAGCCGATCCAAAACCCGATTCTACTTTTCAGAAATGGTTACATAAAAAGCCGAACAGAGAAGAACGTCTTATCAAATTCCTTTCCAAAAAGCAGGTTGTGGAGCTGGGTAACAGTTATGTGGGTTTAAATAATTGGATCAAAAATTCAGGTACCGCGCCGGTGATTATCGATGAAGCAAAAACTAAAAAATCGGTAGAGCGTTTAAAGGATTATTATTCGAGTTTTGGGTGGTTTAATACGGAAGCTGAATACAAGATCGTTCCAAATGAGAAAAAAGAAAAACGGGGTACGGTGGAGTATACTGTAAAAAGGCACCAACCCTATTTTATTGATTCTATTGCCGAAAAGATCAGTTCGCCGGTGGTGGATTCTTTGTACCGAGCAACAAAGAACAAATCGTTTATCATTCCCGGAAAGCAATTTGCCAATAATGATTTTGTGAATGAGAGAGACCGATTGACCATTCAATTCCGCAATTCGGGACTTTTTTACTTTGAAAAGGATTATATTTCGTTTGATGCCGATACCGTAAATACCGAACATAAGGCAAATATTACATACATCATTCCCGATCGTAAGATCACTGAAGAAGACAGCACCCGTACCGAACCCTTTAAAGTTCACAACATCACAGAAGTTAAGATCGTTACCGATTATACCTTTGCCAACCGTGGAGAGAAATTTAAAGATTCGGCTTCGTTTAGGGGATATCAGTTATACAGTTACGATGCGTTAAAATACCGTCCCAAAGCGATCACAGATGCGATTTCGATAACTCCAAACAGAATATTTAAAGATATAGACAGAACACTTACCTATAATCAGATAAGTGATTTGAGGATCTTCAGATATCCAAATATCAGTTATGTAGAAGATCCCAGAGATTCTACAGGGACAGGGTTGATCGCCACCGTTTTATTAACGCCGAGGAAAAAATACACCTTGGGTGTCGACTTTGATGCCTACACTTCTACCATACAGCAGTTCGGGATTGGATTCAGTTCTACGCTGTTGATACGAAATGTTTTCAGAGGAGCGGAAACATTGGAAATCTCGGGACGGGGTAGTGTTGGTTCCTCTAAGGATGCAGCAGATAGTGAGAGTAAGTTTTTCAATATTTCGGATGTGGGCGGTGATGTAAAACTATCGTTTCCCAGTATACTGTTCCCTATTAACACTGACAGTATCATTAAAAAATACATGTCTCCCTCTACGAGTATTAGTGTTGGATTTAACGCTCAGAATAATATTGGTCTCGACAGGCAAAACATTAGTTCTATTTTCAGTTACCGATGGAAACCCGCAACGATCAAAACCTATCAGTTAGACCTTTTTAATGTACAATACGTTCGAAACCTGAACACCGACAATTATTTCAATGTCTATCAAAATTCCTTTAATATATTAAATGAAATTGCTCAACAGGTTGAAGCCAGTGACCCGGGCAGTATAAACCCCGAATATTATACCATTAACGAAGACAATGAACTCTTTTTAAATATCCCCAATGGGGCAGATAATTTTATCACTGATGCACAAAACGGGGAATTCCCATCGATAACAACAGGAAGCGATAATCTCATCACGTTAAACAATGTCGATGAACGAAAAGACAGACTTACCGAAAACAACCTGATATTTGCCACTAATTTTTCCTGGACCCGTGACACCCGGGATAATATCTTCGATAATAATTTTTCCAGATTGCGTTGGAAAATAGAAACAGCCGGAAATTTTCTATCTGGAATTTCCAGTATAGTCGGATTAGAAAAAAATGACGATGGGCGTTATACTGCATTAGGTGTAGCGTTTTCTCAGTATGCAAAGCTGGAAGGGGATTATATAAAGCACTGGGAACTGAACGACAATAATATTTTTGCCATTCGTGCCTTTGCAGGAATGGCAATACCCTATGGCAACAGCAACAGCATTCCCTTTACGCGAAGTTACTTTGCCGGTGGAGCGAATGATAACAGGGGTTGGAGAGCCTATGATCTGGGACCCGGTAGTAGTGGTAGTCTGAACGAGTTCAATGAGGCAAACTTTAAAATTGCTCTAAATGCAGAATACCGTTATACCATTATAGGAGGTTTTAAGGGGGCTTTCTTTGTAGATGCAGGAAACATTTGGAATATCTTCGATAATGTAGAAGATCCGGCATCCCGGTTTGAAGGTATTGGTGACTTAACAGAGATCGCAGTAGCGTCGGGACTAGGATTACGGTATGACTTCGGATTTTTTGTGCTGCGCTTCGATCTTGGGTTTAAAACCTACAATCCTGCTCTACCGGAAGGAGCGCGATGGTTTAAGCAATATAATCTGGCAAATTCTGTCTTAAACATCGGGATAAACTATCCTTTCTAA
- the ubiE gene encoding bifunctional demethylmenaquinone methyltransferase/2-methoxy-6-polyprenyl-1,4-benzoquinol methylase UbiE has product MDKKIKPYKDSELNKKKQVEQMFDTISGNYDGLNRVISFGIDTRWRKKVIRMVLASHPDSILDIATGTGDLAIKFAQRSNASKIVGLDLSEGMLEVARKKIKGTALEGTLSFTKGDSEALPFPDGTFDAVTVSFGIRNFEDLDKGLSEIYRVLKPGGRFVILETSVPAKTPFKQGYSVYTKRILPLIGKIFSKDKVAYRYLCESASVFPHGEALNNILRKNGFIEVKNKPQTFGVATIYSATK; this is encoded by the coding sequence TTGGACAAAAAGATAAAACCATATAAGGATTCAGAACTCAACAAGAAAAAACAGGTTGAGCAGATGTTCGATACTATTTCGGGGAATTACGACGGACTTAACCGAGTTATTTCCTTCGGAATAGATACCCGGTGGAGAAAAAAGGTAATTAGAATGGTGTTGGCAAGCCATCCCGACAGTATTCTTGATATCGCCACTGGTACAGGTGATCTTGCCATAAAATTTGCCCAAAGATCGAATGCTTCCAAAATCGTTGGACTGGATCTTTCGGAGGGAATGCTTGAAGTCGCCAGGAAAAAAATAAAAGGAACAGCTCTCGAAGGTACTTTGTCATTTACAAAGGGAGACAGTGAAGCCTTGCCTTTTCCCGACGGCACTTTCGATGCGGTTACTGTTTCTTTCGGCATACGAAACTTCGAGGATCTTGACAAAGGTCTTTCAGAAATTTACAGAGTCCTGAAACCCGGCGGACGCTTCGTTATTTTAGAAACTTCTGTTCCGGCAAAGACACCTTTTAAGCAGGGCTATTCAGTGTACACCAAACGAATACTGCCCCTTATTGGTAAGATCTTTTCAAAAGATAAGGTAGCATACCGCTATTTATGTGAAAGTGCTTCGGTTTTTCCCCATGGAGAAGCGCTCAACAATATTTTAAGGAAAAACGGGTTTATAGAGGTGAAAAATAAACCACAAACTTTTGGTGTAGCTACCATTTATAGCGCTACTAAATAA
- the trkA gene encoding Trk system potassium transporter TrkA, with protein sequence MKIIIAGAGEVGFHLAKLLSFESQDITLIDTNRDSLAYADTHLDIRVVRGDATSIAVLKDSKVDGTDLVIGVTSSETTNITVCVLAKQLGAKRTIARISNTEFLDNKEMVGFTKFGIDELISPEALAANEIELLLNQSAFNDTYEFDDGALTMIGLYLSRTAAFVGKTLKEIGQKYPELKCVPIAIQRYGTQYTLIPRGDTKFKEGDQVYFTTNAEGVDQIYKLSGKVREEIKNVMILGGSKIGYKTARDLCKANFRVKLIESEKEKAFELADDLPNCLVINGDGRNVELLQEEAIHDMDAFISVTGNSEINIMSCLVAKSKGVRKTIALVENMDYFQLSHSIGIDTLINKKLLAANNIFRYVRKGEVVAMTKLNNMNAELLEFLVSSNSEVCDQYVRNINFPRSAVIGGVIRDGEGLIALGDFKIKNGDRVVVCCLPQSIKKVEKLFV encoded by the coding sequence ATGAAGATCATTATTGCCGGTGCCGGCGAAGTAGGATTTCATCTCGCAAAACTTCTTTCATTCGAGTCGCAAGACATCACCCTTATTGACACTAACAGAGATTCACTGGCTTATGCCGATACACATCTCGATATACGTGTGGTAAGAGGGGATGCTACATCAATTGCGGTACTAAAGGATTCAAAGGTAGATGGAACCGATCTGGTAATTGGAGTAACGTCCAGTGAAACCACAAACATTACGGTTTGTGTACTCGCCAAACAACTGGGTGCCAAACGAACCATTGCCCGAATCTCAAATACCGAATTCCTCGATAATAAGGAGATGGTAGGCTTTACCAAATTTGGAATTGACGAACTTATTTCTCCCGAAGCCCTTGCGGCAAACGAAATAGAATTACTTCTTAATCAAAGTGCGTTTAACGACACCTATGAATTTGATGATGGGGCGCTGACTATGATAGGGCTGTATCTTTCAAGAACTGCTGCTTTCGTAGGAAAGACCTTAAAGGAGATAGGACAAAAGTACCCCGAACTCAAGTGCGTTCCCATTGCCATTCAGCGTTACGGGACGCAATACACCCTTATCCCCAGAGGAGATACTAAATTTAAAGAAGGCGATCAGGTATATTTCACGACCAATGCCGAAGGTGTGGATCAGATCTATAAACTTTCAGGAAAAGTAAGGGAAGAGATCAAAAATGTAATGATACTAGGCGGTAGTAAAATCGGGTATAAAACGGCCCGAGATCTGTGCAAGGCAAACTTCAGAGTAAAACTCATAGAAAGTGAAAAGGAAAAGGCTTTCGAACTGGCAGACGACCTTCCAAATTGTCTGGTGATCAATGGAGACGGTCGAAATGTCGAGTTACTTCAGGAAGAGGCCATCCACGATATGGATGCCTTTATTTCGGTAACCGGAAACAGCGAGATCAATATCATGTCTTGCTTAGTTGCCAAGTCGAAAGGCGTGCGCAAAACCATTGCGCTGGTAGAAAATATGGACTACTTTCAATTATCACATTCTATCGGTATCGACACTTTGATCAATAAAAAGCTTCTAGCTGCGAACAATATCTTCCGCTATGTAAGAAAAGGAGAGGTAGTCGCTATGACCAAGCTCAACAATATGAATGCCGAACTGCTCGAATTTCTGGTGTCATCCAATTCTGAAGTATGTGATCAATATGTAAGGAATATCAACTTTCCTCGTTCTGCTGTTATTGGAGGCGTTATACGTGACGGAGAAGGCCTTATTGCTTTAGGAGACTTCAAAATTAAAAATGGCGATAGAGTCGTCGTATGTTGTCTTCCCCAATCCATAAAAAAAGTTGAAAAACTATTTGTGTAA
- a CDS encoding TrmH family RNA methyltransferase — MLSKSQIKLITGLGQKKYRDQSQLFIAEGPKVIAELLDSGMQLHTLYTTDPSLFSVEVQQLNEAELKKISFLKTPNTALAVFHIPKPKPIANSGLTLALDSVRDPGNLGTIIRLCDWFNISRVLCSTDTADCYNPKVIQATMGSIARVEVHYTDLSHVLIESEQPLYGACMEGENVYATSLHENAILVMGNEAHGISEEILRLLNKKITIPQFGPEQKTESLNVATATAILLSEFRRSTER, encoded by the coding sequence TTGCTTAGTAAAAGTCAAATAAAATTAATAACGGGTCTAGGTCAAAAAAAGTACCGGGATCAAAGTCAACTTTTTATTGCTGAAGGCCCTAAAGTGATTGCCGAATTACTTGATTCGGGAATGCAACTACACACTTTGTATACTACAGATCCCTCTCTTTTTTCTGTTGAAGTGCAACAACTAAATGAAGCGGAACTCAAGAAAATAAGCTTTTTAAAAACCCCGAATACCGCTTTGGCGGTTTTTCATATTCCGAAGCCAAAACCTATTGCTAATTCGGGCTTAACACTGGCTTTAGACTCGGTAAGGGACCCCGGAAATCTGGGGACCATCATTCGGTTATGCGATTGGTTTAATATTTCCAGGGTATTGTGTTCAACCGATACAGCCGATTGTTACAACCCAAAAGTTATACAGGCAACCATGGGTTCCATTGCAAGGGTTGAAGTGCATTATACAGATCTCTCACACGTACTTATTGAAAGTGAACAACCTCTGTACGGAGCCTGTATGGAAGGAGAAAATGTTTACGCAACATCACTTCATGAAAATGCAATTCTGGTAATGGGTAACGAAGCCCATGGAATTTCGGAAGAGATCCTCAGGTTACTGAACAAAAAAATAACCATCCCGCAGTTTGGTCCTGAACAAAAGACGGAAAGTCTTAATGTAGCGACGGCCACGGCAATTCTGTTAAGCGAATTCCGGCGTTCTACTGAAAGGTAA
- the porT gene encoding type IX secretion/gliding motility protein PorT/SprT, translating to MKKLLFILTVVLLTQSAQAQLFSRERLANLETFDQRFLTWGYFLGFNSYDFKIEYNDQITDMDTDIIVDSQSGFNVGLIGDMRVNNYVNLRLEPGLYFAQRNLRFPGFEEEKDILREVKAAYIHVPLLVKLSTKRLNNIKPFIVVGVSQSFNLSSNQDNPEDNFQGQFRMTKGTSYYELGFGIDFYLYYFKFTPSIRGVFASTDELVPDDDPNSPWTGNISSMKTRGIFVNFTFQ from the coding sequence ATGAAGAAATTACTGTTCATACTCACTGTTGTACTTCTGACTCAATCTGCTCAGGCTCAATTATTTAGTAGAGAGCGACTGGCTAATCTTGAGACGTTTGACCAACGATTTCTAACCTGGGGTTACTTTTTGGGCTTTAACAGCTATGATTTTAAAATTGAATACAACGACCAGATTACCGATATGGACACCGATATCATCGTGGATTCACAGTCGGGATTTAACGTAGGTCTTATCGGTGATATGCGTGTGAACAATTATGTAAATCTACGTTTGGAACCCGGTTTATATTTTGCGCAAAGAAATTTGAGGTTTCCGGGCTTTGAGGAAGAAAAGGATATATTAAGAGAAGTAAAAGCAGCCTATATACACGTTCCACTTTTGGTAAAACTTTCCACTAAGCGGTTAAATAATATTAAACCGTTTATTGTGGTGGGGGTATCTCAATCCTTCAATCTTTCGAGCAACCAGGATAATCCCGAGGATAATTTCCAGGGGCAGTTCAGAATGACCAAAGGAACAAGTTATTACGAGCTTGGTTTCGGAATCGATTTTTACCTCTACTATTTCAAATTCACTCCGTCGATTCGCGGGGTATTCGCCTCGACCGATGAGTTAGTTCCCGATGACGATCCCAACAGTCCGTGGACCGGAAACATTAGCAGCATGAAAACACGGGGAATCTTCGTGAATTTTACCTTTCAGTAG